The nucleotide window AaattatttattactttttagCAATGAGTTATTTCTTActtctaatatttaattatttttattgtagaataattaaattatttgtttcgataatgatattttagcacattaaatatgtattgcagtctaaaaataataaattagattatatatttttatagtattatatattttgatttttaattcatataataattatattaagaatgttattaaattatattttttattaaattttatttaataataattatgttaaaatatggttaaactatttattatttttattaaattattttcaataataatcttattaaaatttaataacaataacaataatcatttacattaAAAAAAATTCTGCTAAGGATATTctggtcattttagttttttttcttatgctattataacatcattccattcaaccaaacacaagaatactattacagttctattctattccattcaaccaaacagttaAATTActtattacagttctattccattatAGCTCTATTCAATTATAGCCCTATTTCATTACAACTAACCAAACGTACTGTAAAACTGGAATTGACTTACTTAGTTGAATGTGATGTGATATGATGTGATGTAAGAATAAAATTGAgcaattttaaattttctattttttaagaTATTTGTTGGAGTTAacctaataattaattttttatattttataaatttattaaaaattaaatattaactgtaaattttaaaactattttatatttaaaataaaaattatcattCAATCAGGAATAAAGATAAGAGAGATTAACTTTATAAAAGAgagtaataatagtaaaatttaaggTCCCAACTCCCAAAGGCAAAGGCAATGTCGTCCTATTAGTCTATCCATTCAGTCTTATCTTATCCATTTAATGCCACCAATTGGCTTGTTTACCACATGCACATTTGAAGTGTGCCCACTACGCCTACACAATTTTAAGCCGCGTATCCTGCTGTCCTTCTCTTTGAATTTATTTCTTCAAATTGACAGCTTGTCAATCAATCATTTTATTTctcatttataaattattttctattttttacaCCATGTATTCCATCAATTACGATATAAAAtacaaccccaaaatatttaatGAGACATCAACTTCAAAACTTTACTGCTCTAACTAAAGAAGTTTAAGTTTTATTTGTCTAATTATAAGCATTTTTTGGTTAGATTAGGCAATTTTTGTCATATTgaaatttagtttttttaaaattaatttctaaatttgacaattatatttatattaggaTCTGAATTTCATAATTATTCTTATATTAATACCTTAATTTTAAATgtgttaaaaaaatcaaaaattatcTTGGACCAAAAGTTCAgatttcaatataaaaataattttaaaaattaagtcataaaaaaatttaaactcttATATAAAAACAACTGTCAAGtcttaatttaaacaaaaaaaataaagtaaGAATATTTATTAagttgaaattatttttaatattttattataagtgTGTCGTTGGAGCCTCGATAAAGGCACAATTCCTGTCAGAAAGACTCTGCCACGATAATTATAGTAGAAAAATTAGAAACATTGGTTGTACGTCAATCGTTCTAACCACAAGAGTGTCaagctatttatttatttatatttaaaattaatattttaggaCAACTAAAAGGTTGAATTTTAGGTGTAATAATAAGAAATATTATACATTCAGAAAAAAacgaaatttaaatacttaaaattaatattgttaaaaaGTTTAATTCTGTGAAGGTTTTATaaagcataaaataaaaaaattaaattatttttaggggttaatttatttaaaagattcattttcaagtatatttatgaaaatgagccgattatataattatttatcgAAAAGGACTTTTTTTGCAAAATACACCTATGTGGCCGCGTTTAAGGGAGAAAATGCTACCAAAGCACGCCTCTTAGGGCGCTTTTTGTCACGTCAACAAAACGCTTCCACATAAGCACGTTTTGCTGATGTGGCAAAAAACGCTCCCTCAGGGGCGCGCTTTGTTGGTATTTTTTCAAACTCAACggctaatttttttttaacgttggGGGGTCGAatagtaaaaaaaatataaaaatccccCTCTTATTATTTCACACATAGTTTCTTCACAATTTAGCAAAAAATCTCTACAATTCCTCCCTTACGCTctcaaatttctcattaaatttctcaaagctctttataattagttatttactttattttttttctaaattagtattacttttttataatttcaaaaatatttgattGTGTTAGCAATGGCCGGAGAATTAATTCGTCTCGATTATAAACATATTTCCATCgaacaaatgaaaatggtaacggtttattttaaaatttgaatattatttaatttttttcatttatgtaattttaattaattttaatttttgaatattatttaatatattttttcatttatgtaattttaattaatttgtattttataatttttttataacagTCTGTAGATCGGATGTTACAATTTATATTCGTAATATGCCTAGTCCACCATCATCGTTGATAGAAAATTACTTAAGGGAAGCGGGTTTTTGGCACGCGGCCACTATAGGCCGAGGGTACAAGTTGAACCCGAAACTCATCAGCGCGTTAATAGAGAGGTGGAGACCGAAGATGCACACATTCCATTTTCCATGCGGAGAGTGTACTATCATTTTGGAGAAAGTCCAGTTACAATTAGGATTGCCAGTAAATGGGGCCGCACTCACTAGGTCCGTTCAATTTGCTGATTGGGGTGCCATATGCTATGATCTTTTGAATACGATTCCGGATAATATTTACAAAGGTCGGATCGAGATGGGCTGGTTACTAGACACATTCTCGGAGTTGGGGAATGATTCGACTGAAGtagaaagaatacgatatgctcgGGCATACATCCTTAATATGATTGGAGGTTATCTGATGTCGGACTTGTCATGAAACCTCATACATCTAAGGTGGCTActgaaactcgttgattttagagTAGCTGGAGAACTTTGTTAGGAGTCTACAGTGTTGGCAACATTGTACTAAAAGATATGCGAGGCAACGCcaccaaataaagccaaaattgaagGTTGCCTATCACTATTACAATCATGGGCTCggtttcgctttccatttttacgtcctcgagtGAACTACCCATATACATTCCCGCTCATAACgaggtaaaatttttatttgattttacaattatttcataaatttaaaataaaattgtatgttaaaaatttatttaattaggtggaacaaTCCGGCGAATTATGTTGGAATACCTATCGCTCTTAAATatatacggcttctattagaccaacaGTCGAAAGTgcaagtaagtattaaataaaatatatatataaaatagtcgtttcatatttagtatttagtattatgtatataactaatatttttatcctgttcatatagtttcaatggacagcATACGAGGATCCGACAATACAGGCTGTAATTCTAGAAGAATTCTTTCAAAATCTGAACATTTGGCATGTTAAGGTCCCATTGGTCAACTATGCTATTGTCAAAATGCACCAGACGGATAGAGTGTTGCGACAATTTAGATTCCAAAAATTAATTCCTGAGGAACTTGAGGTGCTCGATGACTAGCACAGAATCGACTTACGGCAAAAAAATACGAATTGGTCGATATTCTGGTCACAATATATCAAAATTTGGGAAAATCGGTATGATCATATACCTGATCGTGAACCGATCATCGTCCCAAAGTTAGCATGCACCCCAGATTACATcccatggtttaggatccatggcaagccatatttgtTGTCGGAAGAGCAGAGGCGTCGGTAAATCCGTGTGGAAAGAGAACGACGGCTTTAAATTCAAGGAGAAGGGATGACGGCACGGACCCATCAATAACGGCCGCACAATCACCAGGCCTAATGCCTCAACCAACGACACCCCACATCATAGCCCATTCAGATTATGCCAAGTGCATATCCTAACTCTTATATGTTTCCTTCTCCCAGTCCTATGCCAGGTTGGAATGCATGGTCTCGGTGCATCTCTTTTCCCTATGACTCTGACTCAATCGATGATATATAGGCCATCTTCGTTGGAGGGATCGCAGGAGGCACCGTCGGCGAGCTCATCTCATTACCATTCTTCATTGCCTTATGGGATTCAAACACCTCCATCGtgggtgatgcaaacacctccATATTCTTTATTCTATTAAGGTGGGTCATCCTCCCAACAACCACAACCCTCACCGGAGTAACCACAACCAACCAAGAAGGAATCCAACGCGTAACCGTTGTCCACCCCCATGTGGCACTGATTCTGACTGGCATatacattgatttttttaatatatttgtagaagatatttctatattgtttcatttaataaaaaagaagttgtttctaatattttaatagtaaaataattttctatttttaataaaatataagttcTTTTGAATAAGATGGATTAGAAATAATGCATCATCGTTTCATAACAGCAATTATCAACTATTTCGGTTTGGACATGATCGAATTATATGacctgggttcctacaccatccaCACAACTTCTGTTGGTTCGTTCTTTCCCAGATATCCATATTATTACGTATTCTACTCGAGTAAAGTTGACCTTTtggtttgcaacacaattctctaTCTGGTAACAACTTAAACGAAACAAGTGATACAGACAACCACTTACGTTCATATAGGATCGGTGGGAATACGTGTCTTTGCACATTGTtcatttattctattttgtacacttCGTCGACATATCTCATAGGATCTAAACGGAGATTCTGACAAGCTACAATTACATTAGCTTATGGATAACGAAGTGGCGCCAAACGTCCCACAGTCGCAAGTTCTATTTATCAGATGTACACGATATTGCCCGCCGGTAATACATTGGCTCAGTCTGTCAAACCCCGTCACATGAAACCAGAGGTTGTCGCGATCGTGACACACAATGTGTATCGTGTTGGCCCGCGCCGTGTTAACTTTTTGCAATACCTTCCGTAACCATACATGGCATCCCTGCATTTTGCCTTTATAACTTGTTGTTCGCTTTAGAAATAATGTCGTCAAACAAAAATATGTCTCTCGCACAATTAAGATTATCGGGAAATGGCACATTCTTTTTAAAACAGAATTTATGCATTCAGTCAGGTTtgtggtcatatgaccatatcgtaggTCGCCGTCATATGCTTATGTCTACTGTTCGAAAGGTATGTTACAGAGGTAGTCTGCGCCTTGCTCGTTAACTAAACGCAAATTCcccaacatctcatgaaaacaATCCTTATTGATCTCGTACCCTGCCAATATAAGTTGACAGCAAAAATTATATATCAATATTCCAttcagaataaattgaatattacaacCAAAAGtatattaatagagattaaatacccATATTGGTCACTTGCTTTTGTTCAGTCATAGGCTGATATTGCCCGTAGTAGTTGGACGCAACGTGCCTTAGACAATATTGATGGTGTGTGCAATCCCATAGGCTTCTATGTTGCTCAATTGCGATTAGTATTCCGTGCCCCGGTCCGATATAACGTAGATATCAAGTTAGGAGTATATATGCCTCtttaacctagaaagaaagaaatcctaGTCATCAGCTGACTCTTTCGATGTTATTGCAAACGCAATTGGAAGGATTCTCCCACCGCCATCCTATGCCACAGCTAGCAATAGCTGAATGttatatctaccatacataaaggtaccgtcagtttgtaccaatggcttgcaGTACACAAATGCGTCCCGACATTGCTTAAAGCTTCAGAATAAACATTTGAATACTTGGTATCCACGGAGCAATCGGTCGTTGTAGTATGCAGGGACCATTTCAAGGTCTGTTATGCAACATGGGATGTACCTCTCCAGCACCTGACACCACTGCCAAACCTTATTATATGAAGCGTCCCACTCACTATGTATCTTTTCCAACACATTTTGCTTAGTTATCCAAGCCTTGCGGTAAGAAGGCGTGTACCTCAATTGGCTACGAATACTGGCAATTATGCATGACATAGAAGTCTTAGGATCTGCCTTCAACATTGGTAGTATTAAGCTAGCTATCATGCctgaatccatcttgggatgatcttgtgaaacaccTGTCAACGAAGTATGTTAAATAATACAACATTAAGTAATAACATTATTATTCAAAACCCTAAACACCTAGAGATACTATACTGGTAACACAGGTATGTAGACCGttgtacttttttatctcccacaagcCTGTATTTTTCCTAAAAGAAGTCGTGATTTTTCATGAACACGTATCGTCTTGCACTGCACACTTGGCCTCGAACTTTTGGAATTTGGATTTAACCACATTGTAGTTAACCCTATGATTTATGCTATGTTATTTCAAAGCACTAAGAAAACTATCCTTACtggaaaactccttaccaacttccAAATCACTTGAATCCAATGTCGAACTTGTATGGTCACGCGTTCTGTATGGTAGATTTAAAAACTCCAACATATCATCCACTGATAtatcgacattatgcatgtgggctggaGGCGAGTACTCCATGAATCgtagatcttcttcttcttcatttgaaCCCCTTTTAACGTCTTCAGATTCGGATAGAACAGGCCCCGGTTCAGAAAATAATACAACTTCTGCACCATCGGGGTCGGGCTCTCAAGGTGGATCCACATCAGACTCATCATTATCTGCAACATACGAGGTCCCCTCGCTGGTGGACGTCATAGGGAGTATATCATCTGTAACATCCTATTTTtgagtcaaatcaaaatagtagtttcaagaccataaatatgaggtaaaaatattattttaatattattttggttttacatcatgttatttgatatgtgtgaaaatttcatgaattaattttatcgtttaattagtcaatttaagaaaaaggactaaatcgcgtaaaatgtaaaagttacattctacttgttaaaggtgttaaatagttatGGTTTGTTAAAtataaggtccttatgttgatattagaccatttgaAATGTTGGTGGACAATATTAGACATCCGTTATATGATTTTATAAGTTTATAACAAAGGTTAATATTGGTCTTGgataattaaaagttaaattaataaaacaaaaagaaattatATTCATATTATCATCTTCCACCactaaaaatttgtgtttggagaagccattgaagctttcTAAGGTTCAGCTATTGCATGGTCTAATTGGTGAGTAATTTTTActcggttttttatgatttctatgtttttgtaatcgttgcagcttaatctagctagctcgtacctttaattttgaaattgataaagattttgagagtttccattgttAAATCTatgagttctttgatgtttaatgatgaaataggaaagcttgatgatagattttacTGTACGTTTGGTTGGCTGTAATGGAATAgggctgtaatggaatagagctgtaatggaatagagctataataagtaattcaactgtttggttgaatggaatagaactgtaataatATTCttatgtttggttgaatggaatgatgttgtaatagcataaggaaaaaaaactaaaatgaccagaatacccttagcagaattttttttaaggtagatgattattgttattgttattaaattttaataagattattattaaaaataatttaatacaaataataaatagtttaaccatattttaacataattattattaaatataatttaataaaaaatataatttaataacattcttaatataattattattatatgaattaaaaatcaaaatatataatactataaaatatatataatctactttattatttttaaacgcaatacatatttaatgtgttaaaatatcattattgaaacaaataatttaattattctacaataaaaataattaaatattagaagtaataaataactcattgctaaaaaaataaataacttgagaattatatttcacatccaagcataatattcatatattaacaaaagttacatgatttcattagtttatatgtcataatccatatgttttaaaattttacaacatcAAAAGTTACATCATTGTAATGACATTctatcatgtcattataccattcaaatattacaaacacaaaaatttaccaaaatatcaACACAGCCATGATTTTTAATGGTCAGCAAGAAATCTTCTGACCCATTCCAATCGCACAGCAGaaggtaaactaaagaaaatgaGCATTTGCGTTGGATGATCTAGAATTTTGCTCAATGCTCGATAGCGTTCATCCTCAGTTAAACCTTCCACTTCACATAATGTTGGATATAATTTCAGAGCACTTTCTTGAATGGTCATTTCTGACTTTTGTTGAATTACCACTTCAGATGCAATACTCTTACTGATTTCAAGGCCAACGGTTTGTATGTTTTCCGCTAATAAAGCGGCAGCATCATTAAATGAAGTAGAAAAATGACTTGCATCAgaaatcttttttttcttctttgaaaatGCAGAATCACTTTGGTTTCTAGCTGGTTGCGGTTCTAGTTACGGTTGTGTAGCTGAAAGATCCATGTCATCCAAAGAAACATCAACTTCGGATCCATGAAAATCGTTTCTTTCTTCATGAGTATTTGTAGCAGTTACATCCTTAGCATTTATTTCTTCAATAATATCAGCAGCTGTTTGAGCATCTTTTCCAGTAGCTCGATCTTTTGCTTAGATGGCAGTAAGTTTTTCATAATAAGGAAAACTCCGATGTCTGAATTGAGCTGCTTCTTTATGACTCTATAAAAATGAGAAATTCATATTAGATATAAATTTTGTCAAAATAAGATAATAAAGACTTGAAATAATTCTTACATTTATATATGAGTTCCACACCGCATCTTCAGCAACAACAAGCTGCCTATGCTCATCCCAACCAAAGCCGCTATTGTTTTTTCCACTAAGCATGTCATAAACGATTGAATAATCCCTTTTCAATGTCCTAATCCTCGATTCAAGATTAGGTTTAGCCTTCAACATGGCATTGGGTAAAaccttttctaacattttttctaACTCATTTAAATTGCCAGCTTTGAATCCCGTATCTGCATTAAAGGTTCCAGCATTGTGCAAGTCGACCATACAAGCAACCAACGTAGCATCTTCTTCTGGAACCCATTTCCTTTTGGTTCCTCGAGAACTCTGGAAAGAAACACTTGATTGGGAAAAACCAGACATAACTATATTAAGAAAAAACACAAATGAAAATTAAGTTCAATATTATGCATCAAAAGGTCAacactttataaaattataacacatggtgaatcaaaagaaaataaattatcattCAACAAGTCTACTACaatacaaaaaaatttaaaatgtattaaaaccattaaaaataaaaattgtttaagaaaaactaaaatgtattaaaaccattaaaaataaaaattacaaaaaaagtaTTAAAACCATCAGAAAATTGAAAGTCAAGTCAAAATCATGATTATGCTGCAAGGATATATACAAAAAGATAATAGCACAGAACATTGCCAAGAAGCTAAATACTGTCACACAAGTACAAGAGAATAATCCACTATGCTCTAAACATTTGAAGATTCACACATTTTCTTAACAAAGATAAAGTGAAGGAGAAACTATCCAAGAAttacatgaaaatagacccaACTGATCAATCGAAAGACAAACTACATGAATAACCTAtcatttagcatttgattcagTAAGTTTTAGCAACCACTCCAATGCAGAACCAAGTAAACCTCGAGGAACAAGAAAAGAAACTCCCATATTTttctataataatatatataatcacaaatgtgAATAATCTTCTGAACTAACAAAAATATTCttattatattactaaattgacattagaataatattttattttagtatatTACTTATTAGAAGATATGCAAAATTATATTTCCCCCTTGTCAAGTCGAATTACACttctataataatatatataatcaaaatggAATACTTTTTATctagtttttttttcaaaaattgtaTGATCTtagatttaattataatttttttttcaaggcAAAAGGTTAATCAAGCTTGAGTATGGAAATTTAGTAAACAAGCCCAATCAAGTCAAGCTCAAGTAGTTCAAATTTATCTCGAGCTAAGCTCGAGCTTAGCAAATGATACTTGATAAAATCGAGTATCGAGCCACAAGTTCCAAATCAAGCTCAAGCTTACCACTATTCATGCTCAGTTTAACTATATTACAGCCCCACTTAGAACTGTCAAAATAAACGTAATAAATAGTAACAAGCATACTAAATACGACTTTCTGCTAGATGAATGTTGGTCCATTTATTTAATTATCTACAGAAGTAAGGCTAAATGTATCTTATAAGAAAAACCtacaaaatatatacaattttgcTCAGAATAAAAAGTATTCCTTTAGCATAGGAATAGCTAACCCATAGCAGTAAAAATTATGAATATAGGAAGCTACTGTTTACTTTATACATTTTACCATTAAATTTTGAGAATGTAAAATGAAAGATCTAGAAGAATAACACTGAATTGTAGTAGTAAGGCTTTTGTGCACAATGAGTCAAagtaaatgaaaaaataaaaaccaaaaatcaCAAATGCAGCAAAATTGCTAAAAGCGAATCAATTTCACACAATGTTAAAACACAGTTGTAAAGAAAGGGGAGCAAAATACAAACCCTAATATAATACTTGAACTAGAGACCTTGGATGCAATGTAATTTTATCTGTGGTTGTATCAACTTTGAACCAGTCAACAAGTATTAGTTTGAGAAGGGGATCTCAACCCATTATCTGTGAAAAAGGTTTACACTATTAATTGATTCTTAACAGAATAACCAGTATCTCAGCAGGAACAAGGAATGATAGGCCAATATCACATATATACTAAAATCAAAGCAGGAGGACTGTCCCTCTGTCAGATGTGAAACAAAAAGATTTTTTTTCCATCATAAGAAAAGCCATAATTTCTTATTTGCATTTAAAGTTTCACATTATTTCACAAAGAATTCATTACGCCAAGATAACAACAGTTTCAAAGCAATCAAAGAACCCATACAATAAGAAAGCTAAAATTAAGAAATGAATCAAAATGTGATAATAGTTTAAATAAAGCACGTGAAATGACTGAACTAAACCAGAGGGTCTCATATTTTAAACCAAACAAAGAATACAAAGTGAGACAGCAAATACCACTAGCAAATACACATGTAAAGCCAATTTCAGTTCAGAATTTAAAGGAAACTAAATCACACTGGTGACCCATCATAAACAGAATTAATGATAACTAGCAAACAAAGCAAACTTATCAACTCAAGAGAACAGACAGAATGTGTAGCACTTCAGTCAAACAGATACTAACTGTCATTAATTTGAAACAATACCTGCCCTCTACTAGCAATGGGGCGAAGCTTGAAACCTTCTTCCAAGGGATCTGAAATACTGCCGCAAAAGAAGAATTAGAATCGGAGAAAAGAAATCTAAACAAAGGTCTCGCCACCTACAGAATTTAAAGACCCTAAAGGAGCATGCGTCATATATTCCACAGAACGCCTGGAGCAATTATGAGGAATGAGAAATAGAATCGGAGcttgaagtaaaaaaaaaacgtACCTTTGAGGAGATGAAGATGAATGGCGGATGGATGAATGCTTGATTTGAGGAAAAACGTTGGAAGAAATCTGAAGCAGATTTTTGGGGAGAAGAAGCAGGCTATTTTGGTCCCAAAATCTGAAAATGTATTCAGCGTGTGTGTTGAATAGTAATTCAGAGCCCTCACCGCTGAATAGCTATTACAGGACG belongs to Gossypium arboreum isolate Shixiya-1 chromosome 7, ASM2569848v2, whole genome shotgun sequence and includes:
- the LOC108477043 gene encoding protein MAINTENANCE OF MERISTEMS-like, giving the protein MPSPPSSLIENYLREAGFWHAATIGRGYKLNPKLISALIERWRPKMHTFHFPCGECTIILEKVQLQLGLPVNGAALTRSVQFADWGAICYDLLNTIPDNIYKGRIEMGWLLDTFSELGNDSTEVERIRYARAYILNMIGGYLMSDLS